From one Gossypium hirsutum isolate 1008001.06 chromosome D08, Gossypium_hirsutum_v2.1, whole genome shotgun sequence genomic stretch:
- the LOC107931296 gene encoding uncharacterized protein: protein MAATTNTTTTPVDSISADELTAKAVHKRYEGLVMVRTKAIKGKGAWYWAHLEPMLVHNTDTGLPKAVKLRCSFCDAVFSASNPSRTASEHLKRGTCPNFNSLAKPISSVSPSPTTMTAATATTQSNRKRRSSSVTVTATGGVLVGSVPGCSYQATPLAIVDPSRYCGESDYSPSPGTTMTVSGGNSVQHQQQLVLSGGKEDFGALAMLEDSVKKLKSPKTSPGPTLSKSQIECAVNLLADWVYECCGSVSFSSLEHPKFRDFLNRVGLPPVSRRVLAGSRLDAKYEAVKAESEARIRDALFFQVSSDGWKVKRFASGEDSLVNLTVNLPNGTSLYRRAFFLSGSVPSKYAEEVLWETVTGICGNAVQQCAGIVADKFNGKALRNLENRHQWMVNLSCMFQGFNSLIKDFSKELPLFKTVTENSLKLANFVNKTSQIQSCFQKHQLHEFGSAGLLRMPLHDTESLDFGPVYTMLEDILNSARAFQLLLHDETFKMLSMEDPFARKIAEMIRDTGFWSELEAVHSLVKLIKEMAKVIETERPLVGQCLPLWDDLRTKVKDWCSRFHIAEGPVEKVIEKRFKKNYHPAWAAAYVLDPLYLIKDMSGRYLPPFKCLTLEQEKDVDKLITRLVSREEAHIALMELMKWRTEGLDEVYARAVQMKERDLVTGKMKIANPQSSRLVWETYLTKFKSLGKVAVRLIFLHSTSCGFKCNWSFLKWVGAHEQSRIGMDRAQKLIFIAAHLKLERRDFSNDEEKDAELFASANVEDDVLNEVLVETSSVLLTH from the exons ATGGCTGCCACGACTAATACAACGACGACTCCAGTGGATTCAATCTCTGCCGACGAGTTAACAGCAAAGGCCGTCCACAAAAGGTACGAAGGTTTAGTCATGGTTCGAACCAAGGCTATAAAAGGCAAAGGAGCTTGGTATTGGGCTCATCTCGAGCCCATGCTCGTTCATAACACTGATACCGGACTCCCCAAAGCTGTAAAGCTCCGGTGTTCTTTTTGCGACGCCGTCTTCTCAGCTTCTAATCCTTCAAGAACGGCTTCAGAGCATCTAAAAAGGGGAACCTGTCCCAACTTTAACTCACTTGCTAAACCCATTTCATCTGTTTCTCCATCTCCAACAACGATGACAGCAGCCACCGCTACTACTCAAAGTAATAGAAAACGACGTTCTTCTTCTGTTACTGTAACTGCCACTGGCGGGGTCCTTGTTGGCTCGGTTCCGGGTTGTTCTTATCAAGCTACTCCGTTGGCTATTGTTGATCCATCAAGGTATTGCGGGGAGTCAGATTACTCGCCGTCTCCTGGGACGACTATGACGGTGAGTGGTGGCAATTCGGTACAACATCAGCAGCAATTGGTTTTGTCTGGAGGGAAAGAGGATTTTGGTGCCTTGGCTATGTTAGAAGATAGTGTGAAGAAGCTAAAAAGTCCTAAAACATCACCTGGACCAACTTTAAGCAAGTCCCAGATTGAATGCGCAGTTAATCTATTAGCTGATTGGGTTTACGAGTGTTGTGGGTCGGTTTCATTTTCGAGCCTTGAACATCCCAAGTTCAGAGACTTTCTTAACCGGGTTGGGTTGCCACCGGTTTCCAGGAGGGTGCTTGCTGGGAGTAGATTGGATGCTAAATATGAAGCAGTGAAAGCTGAATCCGAAGCAAGGATTAGAGATGCTCTGTTCTTTCAGGTTTCATCCGATGGGTGGAAAGTCAAGAGGTTTGCTAGTGGGGAAGACAGCTTGGTGAATTTGACCGTGAATTTACCTAACGGGACTAGTTTGTATAGAAGAGCATTCTTTCTTAGTGGTTCCGTTCCTTCAAAATACGCCGAGGAGGTGCTGTGGGAGACGGTAACAGGAATTTGCGGCAACGCCGTCCAGCAGTGTGCTGGGATTGTTGCTGATAAGTTTAATGGTAAAGCGTTGAGGAATTTGGAGAACCGGCATCAGTGGATGGTTAATCTTTCTTGCATGTTTCAGGGCTTTAATAGTTTGATTAAGGACTTTAGCAAGGAGCTTCCTTTGTTCAAGACTGTGACCGAGAATTCCTTGAAGCTTGCAAATTTCGTAAATAAGACGAGTCAAATCCAAAGTTGCTTTCAAAAGCATCAGTTGCATGAGTTTGGGAGTGCTGGTTTATTACGAATGCCTTTGCATGATACTGAAAGCTTGGATTTTGGACCAGTGTATACAATGCTTGAAGATATATTAAACTCAGCTCGGGCATTTCAGTTGCTTTTGCATGACGAAACGTTTAAGATGTTATCCATGGAGGATCCATTTGCCAGGAAAATTGCAGAGATGATTCGAGATACGGGGTTTTGGAGTGAGTTAGAGGCGGTGCATTCATTGGTTAAGTTGATCAAAGAAATGGCTAAAGTGATTGAGACAGAAAGACCACTAGTTGGGCAGTGCCTACCACTATGGGATGATCTTAGAACCAAAGTGAAGGATTGGTGCTCAAGATTTCACATTGCAGAAGGCCCAGTAGAGAAAGTGATTGAAAAGCGGTTCAAGAAGAACTACCACCCGGCTTGGGCCGCTGCATATGTACTTGATCCTCTTTATTTGATCAAAGACATGAGTGGGAGGTACCTTCCCCCATTCAAATGCTTGACACTTGAGCAAGAGAAAGATGTTGATAAGCTGATAACTAGGCTTGTATCTAGGGAAGAGGCTCATATTGCTCTTATGGAACTTATGAAATGGAGAACAGAAGGTCTTGATGAGGTATATGCACGAGCAGTACAGATGAAGGAGAGAGATCTAGTGACAGGGAAGATGAAAATTGCTAATCCCCAAAGCAGTAGACTTGTTTGGGAAACTTATCTTACCAAGTTCAAGTCCCTAGGGAAAGTTGCGGTTAGGCTTATTTTCCTCCATTCAACTTCATGCGGATTCAAATGCAATTGGTCTTTCTTGAAATGGGTAGGTGCACATGAGCAGTCAAGGATAGGCATGGACAGGGCTCAAAAGTTGATATTTATAGCAGCACACTTGAAGCTCGAGAGGCGGGATTTTTCCAACGATGAAGAGAAGGATGCTGAGCTTTTCGCATCAGCAAATGTTGAGGATGATGTACTAAATGAGGTTCTTGTTGAAACATCCTCAGT TTTACTTACTCATTAG